The region AACCACGCCGGCGTGCCGGATACTCGATTACTGATTCCCCGGGTTCCCGGCGTCAAAGATTCACTGTTCAGGGAAAATTCAAGTCCCCGGGTGGTCACACCCCAAGCCTCGGGAAAGGGCACAAGGGACACCAGCCCGCCCGGCGGGACATCGATGCACGTAAGTATTTGGCCCTGCAAGGCACGGATGCGCATCCCGGTTTCGCGGATCTCCAAAATGCCGGGAAACCGTGACAGCAAGGAGATATGACCCAGCACATGGTCCGGTCTACCGCCGAAAGCCCCCAGCAATAAGACCCGGCCGGCGCCGCGATCTTGAGCGAGTTCCACCGCCAGTTCGGTATCGGTTTTGTCTTTGCGCCGGGGATGCCGGATCACTTCCGCCGCAGAATAACGGTCCAGCAAATCAGGGTCAAGGGAATCCATGTCACCGATGATCACATCCGGGATCAAACCCAGAGCGGCCAAGTGGCGGGCGCCGCCGTCGGCGGCCAACACCAGATCCGCCCGCCGTATCTGTTGCGCGACACATTCTGCGTCACATAACACGCCGTTGCATACAACAATTGCAGTGATAAGTTTTTTTTTCATATTCTCTTTGCGTTTACAGCCGGTGCGACGCTGCGAACCCAGATTAACATGAATACGGAATCAGGCCAAATCCGTATGCATCATGCGGAACGGGCTTTGTTTTCCCGCTTACGC is a window of Candidatus Aminicenantes bacterium DNA encoding:
- a CDS encoding thiamine diphosphokinase, which codes for MKKKLITAIVVCNGVLCDAECVAQQIRRADLVLAADGGARHLAALGLIPDVIIGDMDSLDPDLLDRYSAAEVIRHPRRKDKTDTELAVELAQDRGAGRVLLLGAFGGRPDHVLGHISLLSRFPGILEIRETGMRIRALQGQILTCIDVPPGGLVSLVPFPEAWGVTTRGLEFSLNSESLTPGTRGISNRVSGTPAWLRVEGGGLLLCSRENGFD